In Hallerella succinigenes, the following are encoded in one genomic region:
- a CDS encoding NAD(P)H-dependent glycerol-3-phosphate dehydrogenase, translating into MNVTVLGTGGWGLTLGQVLNDNGHKVSFWTFSQAEVNLLSTEHQYKDKLPGVIFPDSFTYTTDMNKALEGAELVLIVVPSQVMGNVCKTFAKWNPQGKIPTVVCATKGILEGTDQRMSEVILENVPWLDSDHVVTLSGPTHAEEVSRRVYTAIIAACPNEESAKQVQKIFSNDYIRIYTSTDQIGTELCGSVKNVIAIASGILYGIGAGDNTRAALITRGQAEICRLGRALGANPSTFAGLAGMGDLIVTCLSQHSRNRYVGECIGKGETLSQVMSHMKMIAEGVPTCKSAKALADSVHVELPIVNAVYEVLFNDKKPAEVIQELMNRDLKPEAEY; encoded by the coding sequence ATGAACGTTACAGTACTCGGCACCGGCGGATGGGGACTTACCCTCGGCCAAGTTTTGAATGACAATGGACACAAGGTTTCTTTCTGGACTTTCTCACAGGCAGAAGTGAATCTGCTTTCTACGGAACACCAGTACAAGGACAAGCTTCCTGGCGTTATTTTTCCGGATTCGTTTACTTACACGACCGACATGAACAAAGCTCTCGAAGGGGCTGAACTCGTTTTAATCGTCGTCCCGTCCCAGGTGATGGGCAACGTCTGCAAGACCTTTGCCAAGTGGAATCCACAGGGCAAAATTCCGACCGTCGTCTGTGCCACGAAGGGCATTCTCGAAGGTACCGACCAGCGCATGAGCGAAGTCATCCTCGAAAACGTTCCTTGGCTTGACAGCGATCACGTGGTGACTCTGAGCGGTCCGACCCACGCAGAAGAAGTTTCCCGCCGCGTTTACACGGCGATTATCGCCGCGTGCCCGAACGAAGAATCGGCAAAGCAGGTGCAGAAAATTTTCAGCAACGACTACATCCGCATTTACACCTCTACCGACCAGATCGGTACGGAACTCTGTGGCTCTGTGAAGAACGTCATCGCGATTGCAAGTGGCATTCTGTACGGCATCGGTGCTGGCGACAACACCCGTGCCGCTCTCATTACCCGCGGTCAGGCAGAAATCTGCCGCCTCGGTCGCGCTCTCGGCGCAAACCCGAGCACCTTTGCGGGCCTCGCTGGCATGGGCGACTTGATCGTCACCTGCCTTTCTCAGCACAGCCGGAACCGCTATGTGGGCGAATGCATCGGCAAGGGAGAAACCCTTTCCCAGGTGATGAGCCACATGAAGATGATCGCCGAAGGCGTTCCGACCTGCAAGAGCGCCAAGGCTCTCGCGGATTCTGTTCACGTGGAACTTCCGATCGTCAATGCGGTCTATGAAGTACTCTTCAACGACAAGAAGCCGGCTGAAGTCATCCAGGA
- the plsY gene encoding glycerol-3-phosphate 1-O-acyltransferase PlsY, which yields MNSLLSLPIAYLLGSIPTAVWVAKIVNGKDYDIRNYGSKNSGLTNTIRVLGVKPALPVVLVDLLKGFFAPTIALWMNEASKASGGPDYFWLPLVCGLLAILGHSFTCFAGFRGGKGVLTAFGVFLALAPVTALGAFAVWCLLTFITKYVSVGSIFACITLTGLATFGYVAPNIYPHDHINEGILSIAWIVAVFVIYKHKANIKRLMNGTENGFGKKKKKV from the coding sequence TTGAACAGTTTACTCTCGCTTCCGATAGCATATCTCCTCGGGTCAATTCCAACCGCCGTATGGGTCGCAAAGATCGTCAACGGTAAAGACTACGACATCCGCAATTACGGTTCGAAGAATTCCGGTCTCACGAACACAATCCGCGTCCTCGGCGTTAAGCCGGCTCTGCCTGTTGTTCTCGTGGATCTTTTGAAGGGTTTCTTCGCTCCGACGATCGCTTTATGGATGAACGAAGCTTCCAAGGCTTCGGGCGGTCCGGATTACTTCTGGCTTCCGCTTGTCTGCGGTTTGCTCGCGATTCTCGGCCACAGCTTTACTTGCTTTGCGGGCTTCCGCGGCGGTAAAGGCGTTTTGACCGCTTTCGGTGTTTTCCTTGCCCTCGCTCCGGTCACCGCTCTTGGCGCATTTGCCGTCTGGTGCCTCTTGACCTTCATAACAAAGTATGTCTCCGTGGGCAGCATCTTCGCCTGCATCACGTTGACAGGCCTTGCCACCTTCGGTTATGTCGCCCCGAATATCTATCCGCATGACCACATTAACGAAGGCATCCTCTCCATCGCTTGGATCGTCGCCGTGTTCGTCATTTACAAACACAAGGCAAATATCAAGCGTTTGATGAACGGAACTGAAAACGGCTTTGGCAAAAAGAAGAAAAAAGTGTAA
- the der gene encoding ribosome biogenesis GTPase Der, whose amino-acid sequence MFNQRFFYKSYNYIYTVAKLPIVCIVGRPNVGKSSLFNRILGRRAAVVSDREGVTRDRHYQTATYKGREFTVVDTGGFLPDDTIDVLAANVRDQIFTAIQEADLVLFMVDARVGITKLDDQFARMIRKLDKQCLLIANKSEVPEDRAESWEFFSLGMGQPRTISALTGYACLSLLDEVISLLPKKGQSDKEEKRPIRFAILGRPNAGKSTLLNRLMGEERVVVSDIPGTTRDSIDCTFTVDGEKFVVTDTAGLRKKAKVEDEVEIFSNMRTEESIRRSDLSILMIDATLGISEQDFRIIQSIRQAGKGLIILLNKWDILPDKTEKSFDHMVKAMREREPLFEFTPILSISAKEGLRVHRILQEIKTVYANCRRVIGRERIAEVFAEACQKNPHPAHQGRLVKLTRACQIMVEPPVIDIETKTPDAVDESYKRYLLKTFFEAFHLNGAPLRLNFDTKLILRKDEDLEQFTLASDSISPRVNSNRRMGRKDRQR is encoded by the coding sequence GTGTTTAATCAACGATTTTTTTACAAATCATATAACTATATTTATACCGTGGCTAAATTACCTATCGTATGTATCGTAGGACGCCCGAACGTGGGCAAGTCCTCTCTTTTCAATCGCATCCTCGGACGCAGAGCTGCTGTCGTTTCTGACCGTGAAGGCGTGACCCGCGACCGTCATTATCAAACGGCAACTTACAAGGGCCGTGAATTCACCGTCGTCGACACTGGCGGATTCCTTCCGGATGACACGATTGACGTCCTCGCCGCCAATGTGCGCGACCAGATTTTCACAGCAATCCAAGAAGCAGACCTCGTGCTGTTCATGGTTGACGCTCGTGTCGGCATCACCAAGCTCGACGACCAGTTCGCAAGAATGATCCGCAAGCTCGACAAACAATGCCTTTTGATAGCAAACAAGAGCGAAGTCCCGGAAGACCGCGCCGAAAGCTGGGAATTTTTCTCGCTCGGCATGGGCCAACCCCGCACCATCAGTGCGCTCACCGGCTACGCCTGTCTTTCGCTCTTGGATGAAGTCATTTCGCTTCTCCCCAAAAAGGGTCAGTCCGACAAGGAAGAAAAGCGTCCTATCCGCTTTGCGATCCTCGGACGTCCGAATGCAGGCAAGTCTACGCTCCTCAACCGTCTTATGGGCGAAGAACGCGTCGTGGTTTCCGACATTCCGGGCACGACCCGCGACTCGATCGACTGCACCTTCACCGTCGATGGTGAAAAGTTCGTCGTGACCGATACCGCAGGCCTTCGCAAAAAGGCGAAAGTCGAAGACGAAGTCGAAATCTTCAGCAACATGCGTACCGAAGAAAGCATCCGCCGCTCGGATCTTTCCATTCTCATGATCGACGCAACTCTCGGCATATCGGAACAGGACTTCCGCATCATCCAGAGCATCCGTCAAGCGGGCAAAGGACTGATCATTCTCTTGAACAAATGGGACATTCTCCCGGACAAGACAGAAAAATCCTTTGACCACATGGTGAAGGCGATGCGTGAACGTGAACCGTTGTTCGAATTCACCCCAATCCTCTCGATCAGCGCCAAGGAAGGTTTGCGCGTGCACCGCATTCTGCAGGAAATCAAGACCGTCTATGCGAACTGTCGCCGAGTCATCGGCCGTGAACGCATTGCAGAAGTCTTCGCAGAAGCCTGCCAAAAGAATCCGCATCCGGCTCACCAGGGACGCTTGGTCAAGCTCACCCGAGCCTGCCAAATCATGGTCGAACCTCCGGTCATCGACATCGAAACCAAGACCCCGGACGCCGTCGACGAATCTTACAAGCGTTATCTTCTGAAGACCTTCTTCGAAGCGTTCCATTTAAATGGCGCACCGCTCCGTTTAAACTTCGATACCAAACTCATTCTTAGAAAGGACGAAGACCTTGAACAGTTTACTCTCGCTTCCGATAGCATATCTCCTCGGGTCAATTCCAACCGCCGTATGGGTCGCAAAGATCGTCAACGGTAA
- a CDS encoding M6 family metalloprotease domain-containing protein yields MKWNLKKYFLLANASLFSAGLWAFPANPTPYSIDNAGDSLTLRNGGDEHYRYTQTVDGYLVISDSDGVYYYVDEEGEASSVKAKNADLRDTFDKSFLQKLDKFKVRKSHQKKNPNKLERPDQNREEKKSDWVPSAENTIPLLRLPSANSHATGTNRFPVLLVASPSASNADSAKYWNQLNQVGYTENNHLGSVKDYFRDQSNGIFVPTFDIYLVSVSDSLSSYTNSVHTLIEEAIATLKVNYPNFDPSLYDSDGDGDIDATVVLYAGTESAANNLGGYQYELQWDGGKISAGSSKNFNSYFIISQMSSATQLLPIATFVHEFSHTMGLKDHYCVAASDCYDDFSNNAYQAPGAHAWDVMSTGMYNNGGGKPVGYSAFEKEFMGWMSYTTLSSSSGVTVLESLNSSNQAYKVPVSGKADEWYVIENRQQSGWDASLPNHGLLIWHIDYDQTAWNQDVLNDVVSHQRIDVVEAGNLKVTGYHDGFDFTHLVDDVFPGSQNVNSFTAMNSWAGVNLGVNLYNILEEDEKVCFATQDGISVETCVVESSSSSVELSSSSEMDVSSSSVELSSSSEMDVSSSSVELSSSSEMDVSSSSVELLTESFTYAVTLQKDSLYTSVSVDVNEALESLGVVGSASSLFASGDLLYYAVESDGSLNPTSTASASGHWFDASGNVCNWDSEGSVARVFSELDLSEGVAKIAQFPFKTEIGESYTIRQALVYGQKRVDLEFKITIVSDSSDAPSENSSAIALLNPQNAVSSLQVHGNLLQANTSLVGKKDLTVYDLSGKILYRDSFYGFSKTLELENISVKGVFLVRLSQNGRILSLKRMAVH; encoded by the coding sequence ATGAAATGGAACTTGAAAAAGTACTTTTTGCTTGCAAACGCGTCGCTATTTTCTGCTGGCCTTTGGGCGTTTCCTGCAAATCCGACTCCCTACTCGATAGATAACGCGGGCGATTCGCTCACCCTTCGGAACGGAGGCGATGAACATTATCGCTATACGCAAACCGTAGATGGTTATCTTGTCATTTCCGATTCCGACGGCGTCTATTACTATGTGGATGAAGAGGGGGAGGCCAGTTCTGTCAAAGCGAAGAATGCAGATCTGCGAGATACTTTCGACAAGTCTTTTTTGCAAAAACTCGATAAGTTCAAAGTGCGAAAGTCGCATCAAAAGAAAAATCCGAATAAGCTTGAACGCCCCGACCAAAATCGGGAAGAAAAGAAATCGGATTGGGTGCCGTCTGCGGAAAATACAATTCCTTTGCTTCGGCTTCCGAGTGCAAATTCCCATGCGACGGGTACCAACCGTTTCCCGGTCTTGTTGGTGGCGTCTCCAAGTGCCTCCAATGCGGATTCCGCAAAATATTGGAATCAGCTGAATCAAGTCGGCTATACGGAGAATAACCATTTGGGCTCTGTCAAGGATTATTTCAGAGATCAGTCCAATGGAATTTTTGTTCCGACCTTTGACATCTATCTGGTTTCCGTTTCGGATTCTCTTTCAAGCTATACCAATTCGGTTCATACATTAATCGAAGAAGCGATAGCAACCCTGAAGGTCAACTATCCGAATTTTGATCCGAGCTTGTATGATTCGGATGGGGATGGCGATATCGATGCGACTGTGGTTCTTTATGCGGGGACGGAATCCGCGGCCAATAATTTAGGGGGCTATCAGTACGAATTGCAGTGGGATGGGGGAAAAATCAGTGCAGGAAGTTCGAAAAACTTCAATTCGTATTTTATCATCAGCCAGATGTCCAGCGCGACGCAACTTTTGCCGATTGCAACTTTTGTGCATGAATTCAGCCATACGATGGGTTTGAAAGATCATTACTGCGTCGCTGCTTCGGATTGCTATGACGATTTTTCTAACAATGCTTATCAGGCTCCGGGGGCGCATGCTTGGGATGTGATGTCGACAGGGATGTACAATAACGGTGGCGGTAAACCGGTCGGTTACAGTGCGTTTGAAAAGGAATTTATGGGCTGGATGTCTTATACGACTCTGAGTTCCTCTTCCGGAGTAACGGTTCTCGAAAGCTTGAATTCTTCGAATCAGGCGTACAAGGTTCCGGTAAGCGGGAAAGCCGATGAATGGTACGTGATCGAAAACCGCCAGCAGAGCGGATGGGATGCATCTCTCCCGAATCATGGCCTTTTGATTTGGCATATTGATTACGATCAGACCGCTTGGAATCAAGATGTTTTGAATGATGTGGTCAGCCATCAGAGAATCGATGTCGTCGAAGCGGGAAATTTAAAAGTGACGGGGTATCACGATGGTTTTGACTTTACCCACTTGGTCGATGACGTTTTTCCTGGCTCTCAAAATGTGAATTCTTTTACGGCGATGAATTCCTGGGCTGGAGTGAACCTGGGAGTGAATTTGTACAACATTTTGGAAGAGGATGAAAAAGTCTGCTTTGCAACGCAGGACGGAATTTCGGTGGAAACTTGTGTCGTGGAAAGTTCGAGTTCTAGCGTGGAACTTTCGAGTTCGAGCGAAATGGATGTTTCGAGTTCTAGCGTGGAACTTTCGAGTTCGAGCGAAATGGATGTTTCGAGTTCTAGCGTGGAACTTTCGAGTTCGAGCGAAATGGATGTTTCGAGTTCTAGCGTGGAACTATTGACGGAATCGTTTACCTATGCTGTCACGTTGCAAAAGGATTCCCTGTATACGTCGGTGTCTGTAGATGTGAACGAAGCTTTGGAATCGCTCGGGGTTGTCGGTTCTGCAAGCTCCCTCTTTGCTTCGGGAGATCTTCTCTATTATGCAGTGGAATCCGATGGCTCGCTTAATCCGACATCGACCGCATCGGCTTCTGGTCATTGGTTCGATGCTTCCGGAAATGTTTGCAATTGGGATTCGGAAGGATCCGTCGCTCGGGTTTTCTCGGAACTGGATCTTTCGGAAGGGGTTGCAAAAATCGCCCAGTTTCCTTTCAAAACGGAAATCGGAGAATCTTACACGATTAGGCAGGCTCTTGTTTATGGACAAAAACGAGTCGATCTTGAATTTAAAATTACGATTGTATCGGATTCTTCGGACGCGCCATCTGAAAATTCTTCAGCGATCGCTTTGTTAAATCCGCAAAATGCGGTTTCTTCGCTTCAGGTTCACGGGAATCTTCTTCAGGCGAATACTTCGCTTGTGGGCAAAAAGGATTTAACTGTGTACGATCTTTCGGGAAAGATCCTTTACCGGGATTCGTTCTATGGATTTTCGAAGACGCTTGAACTGGAAAATATTTCGGTGAAGGGCGTTTTCTTGGTCAGGCTTTCTCAAAACGGGCGGATTTTGTCGTTAAAGCGCATGGCGGTGCATTAA
- the alaS gene encoding alanine--tRNA ligase, protein MAETMTSAQVRESFIKFFESKGHLFVRSSPVVPHDDPTLMFTNAGMNQFKAIFLGDNPKGWKRVCNSQKCLRVSGKHNDLDVVGRDNYHHTFFEMLGNWSFGDYYKKEAIAWAWELLTEVWKLPKERLFATVYEDDDEAWQIWKDVSGLPDDRIMRFGAHSNFWEMGDTGPCGPCSEIHYDRGDIATQTETFKDPIKGVNGENDRYIEIWNNVFMQYERLSDGSLVPLKAKNVDTGMGFERICAILQGKTSNYDTDVFTPIISKVAELSGVPYNDGVEGTPHRVIADHLRALSFAIADGALPSNEGRGYVLRRILRRASRFARLLGQKEAFIYKLVQVLADTMGDAFPEIRERKDFVANVIKSEEESFIRTLDAGLERFETISADLKKGEKIPGDKVFLLYDTYGFPPDLTGILAEEKGLLIDEEGYEKCMQEQKDRARANMKKGINTMGSEGWTEYAVGSTQFVGYEADTAKVKVLRFREDKGILSIVLDTTPFYAEMGGQVGDKGLLQAEGLDIAIFDTIRVNDTIVHRGKVTKGEANKDTMSVEFVAKVDMRLRDDIRANHSATHLLQAALRQVLGSHVAQQGSRVEPGFLRFDFSHFQAMTKEEIQQVEDIVNDKIRATLPVNTDVMDVDAAKASGAMALFGEKYGEEVRVVKMGACGEEFSKELCGGLHVKNTGAIGMFKIVSEASVSSGVRRIEALTGRGAMALFRLEDSVLTVLRDKLRAKNDAIVERFELTLENARKLEKELADAKLEIAASAAAELLKNPEQVGEAKLYIRDTKAPDDGFKTLLDGIAQKIADDEVVVLGNVCGKAGSIAVLVGKALQKKGVKAGDLVKELAAYANGRGGGRPDRAQAGTREVEKVSGAIQHATEIVKTKLGV, encoded by the coding sequence ATGGCAGAAACGATGACTTCCGCGCAGGTGCGCGAATCCTTTATCAAGTTTTTCGAATCCAAAGGACACTTGTTTGTCCGCAGCTCGCCGGTTGTTCCGCATGACGACCCGACGCTGATGTTCACCAACGCCGGCATGAACCAGTTCAAGGCGATTTTCCTCGGAGATAATCCGAAGGGCTGGAAGCGTGTTTGCAACAGTCAGAAGTGCCTTCGCGTTTCGGGGAAGCATAACGACTTGGATGTGGTCGGTCGCGATAATTATCATCACACTTTCTTTGAAATGCTCGGCAACTGGTCCTTTGGCGACTATTACAAGAAAGAAGCGATCGCTTGGGCTTGGGAACTTTTGACCGAAGTCTGGAAGCTCCCGAAGGAACGTCTCTTTGCAACCGTGTACGAAGATGACGACGAAGCTTGGCAAATCTGGAAGGATGTTTCGGGTCTTCCGGATGATCGCATTATGCGCTTTGGCGCTCACTCGAACTTCTGGGAAATGGGTGACACCGGCCCTTGCGGTCCTTGCTCCGAAATTCACTATGACCGTGGTGACATCGCCACGCAGACGGAAACGTTCAAGGACCCGATCAAAGGTGTGAACGGTGAAAATGACCGTTATATCGAAATCTGGAACAACGTGTTCATGCAGTATGAACGCCTGTCCGACGGATCTCTCGTTCCGCTCAAGGCGAAGAACGTGGATACCGGCATGGGCTTTGAACGTATTTGCGCCATTTTGCAAGGCAAAACCAGCAACTACGATACGGACGTGTTCACTCCGATCATCAGCAAGGTCGCTGAACTTTCCGGCGTCCCGTACAATGACGGTGTTGAAGGTACTCCGCACCGCGTGATCGCGGACCACCTCCGCGCACTTTCTTTTGCTATCGCTGACGGTGCACTTCCGTCGAATGAAGGCCGTGGCTATGTGCTTCGCCGCATTCTCCGCCGCGCAAGCCGTTTTGCGCGTCTCCTCGGACAGAAGGAAGCCTTTATTTACAAGCTTGTCCAGGTCCTCGCCGATACGATGGGAGACGCCTTCCCGGAAATCCGCGAACGCAAGGATTTTGTGGCAAACGTCATCAAGAGCGAAGAAGAAAGCTTTATTCGCACTCTCGATGCAGGCCTTGAACGCTTCGAAACCATTTCCGCTGACTTGAAGAAGGGCGAAAAAATTCCGGGCGACAAGGTGTTCCTCCTTTACGATACCTATGGATTCCCGCCAGACCTCACCGGAATTCTCGCTGAAGAAAAAGGTCTTTTGATCGATGAAGAAGGCTACGAAAAGTGCATGCAGGAACAGAAGGACCGCGCACGTGCCAACATGAAGAAGGGCATCAACACGATGGGCTCTGAAGGTTGGACGGAATACGCTGTGGGTTCGACGCAGTTCGTCGGTTACGAAGCGGACACCGCGAAAGTCAAGGTTCTCCGTTTCCGTGAAGATAAGGGTATTCTTTCGATCGTCCTCGACACGACTCCGTTCTATGCAGAAATGGGCGGTCAGGTCGGCGACAAGGGCCTTCTCCAGGCAGAAGGCTTGGACATCGCCATTTTCGACACGATCCGCGTGAATGATACGATTGTGCACCGCGGTAAGGTGACCAAGGGCGAAGCGAACAAGGACACGATGTCCGTGGAATTTGTCGCCAAGGTCGATATGCGTCTCCGCGACGATATCCGTGCAAACCACTCCGCAACGCATTTGCTCCAGGCAGCTCTCCGTCAGGTCTTGGGCTCGCACGTTGCCCAGCAGGGTAGCCGTGTGGAACCGGGATTTCTCCGCTTTGACTTTAGCCACTTCCAGGCGATGACCAAGGAAGAAATCCAGCAGGTCGAAGACATTGTGAACGACAAGATCCGTGCAACGCTTCCGGTGAACACCGACGTGATGGACGTGGACGCAGCGAAGGCAAGCGGTGCTATGGCTCTCTTCGGCGAAAAGTACGGCGAAGAAGTTCGTGTGGTCAAGATGGGTGCCTGTGGCGAAGAATTCTCGAAGGAACTTTGCGGCGGTCTCCATGTGAAGAACACCGGTGCCATCGGTATGTTCAAGATCGTTTCGGAAGCGAGCGTGAGCTCGGGCGTGCGCCGTATTGAAGCTCTTACGGGCCGTGGCGCAATGGCTCTCTTCCGCCTGGAAGACTCCGTTCTCACCGTTTTACGTGACAAGCTCCGCGCCAAGAACGATGCGATTGTCGAACGCTTTGAACTCACTCTTGAAAACGCTCGCAAGCTCGAAAAGGAACTCGCTGACGCAAAGCTCGAAATCGCGGCTTCCGCCGCTGCAGAACTTTTGAAGAATCCGGAACAGGTCGGTGAAGCGAAGCTCTATATCCGCGACACGAAGGCTCCGGATGACGGCTTCAAGACGCTCCTTGACGGCATTGCCCAGAAGATTGCAGACGACGAAGTCGTTGTGCTCGGCAATGTCTGTGGCAAGGCGGGCAGCATCGCTGTTCTCGTCGGCAAGGCTCTTCAGAAGAAGGGCGTTAAGGCTGGAGACTTGGTGAAGGAACTCGCCGCCTATGCAAACGGCCGTGGCGGTGGACGTCCGGACCGTGCACAGGCCGGTACCCGTGAAGTGGAAAAGGTTTCTGGTGCCATCCAGCACGCAACCGAAATCGTGAAAACGAAGCTCGGTGTATAA
- a CDS encoding RidA family protein, which yields MKVIHTAEAPAAIGPYSQAIVSGNFIFTSGQIPINPASGNVEGSTIEEQAEQACKNVEAILKAAGSDISKVVKTTCFLKNLGDFNAFNAVYEKHFVSKPARSCFEVSGLPKGSLVEIETVAEL from the coding sequence ATGAAGGTCATTCATACAGCAGAAGCTCCGGCGGCAATCGGCCCGTATTCGCAGGCGATTGTGTCCGGTAATTTCATCTTTACTTCGGGCCAGATTCCTATCAATCCGGCTTCGGGTAACGTAGAAGGATCGACGATCGAAGAACAGGCCGAACAGGCTTGCAAGAACGTCGAAGCGATTCTCAAGGCGGCAGGTTCCGACATCTCGAAAGTGGTGAAGACAACTTGCTTCCTCAAGAACCTTGGCGATTTTAACGCGTTCAACGCGGTTTACGAAAAACATTTCGTAAGCAAGCCGGCGCGTAGTTGCTTCGAAGTTTCTGGACTTCCGAAGGGCTCCCTTGTTGAAATCGAAACGGTGGCAGAACTCTAA
- a CDS encoding sigma-70 family RNA polymerase sigma factor: MHIDSTDVTLKRYLDDIRKTAPLTREEEQILFQKAKEGDKIARQKLISANMRFVLKVAIQYRGCPIPLPDLVSEGAMGLVRAIESFEHTRGLKFISYGVWWIKAYITRAINEQGNLIRLPANQHLRVRKALHEQSRGKEISEDIRELIQIGQRGVSFDSPLKADSKATYAEVLADGSASNPESDSEIQSVENLSKELMEQLPEREAKVIEGIFGINQEAPQTLREVGESMNISHERVRQLRDQALRRIRKYNSREFLQEKKDAFLAAINK; encoded by the coding sequence ATGCATATTGATTCAACAGACGTCACTCTGAAACGCTACTTGGACGACATCCGTAAGACAGCTCCGCTGACTCGTGAAGAAGAACAGATTCTGTTCCAAAAAGCGAAGGAAGGTGACAAAATCGCTCGTCAGAAATTGATTTCTGCGAACATGCGATTCGTTTTGAAAGTCGCGATCCAGTACCGCGGCTGTCCGATTCCTCTTCCGGATCTTGTGAGCGAAGGCGCTATGGGCCTCGTTCGTGCTATCGAAAGTTTTGAACACACCCGTGGTTTAAAGTTCATCAGTTACGGCGTATGGTGGATTAAGGCTTACATTACACGCGCCATCAACGAACAGGGCAACCTAATACGTCTTCCGGCAAACCAGCACTTGCGCGTGCGTAAAGCTTTGCACGAACAGTCCCGCGGTAAGGAGATCAGCGAAGACATTCGTGAATTGATCCAGATCGGTCAGCGCGGCGTTTCGTTCGACAGCCCGCTCAAGGCAGATTCCAAGGCTACCTACGCAGAAGTTCTCGCCGACGGCAGTGCTTCGAACCCGGAATCCGATTCGGAAATTCAGAGCGTGGAAAATCTTTCCAAGGAACTCATGGAACAGCTTCCAGAACGTGAAGCGAAGGTAATCGAAGGCATCTTCGGCATTAACCAGGAAGCTCCGCAGACCTTGCGTGAAGTCGGCGAATCGATGAACATTTCTCACGAACGTGTTCGTCAGTTGCGCGACCAGGCTCTTCGCCGTATTCGCAAGTACAACAGCCGTGAATTCTTGCAAGAAAAGAAGGACGCGTTCCTCGCGGCCATCAACAAGTAA
- a CDS encoding class I SAM-dependent methyltransferase, with product MSIKEPDQSVWDRFWARKQDLSKVYPASPAIRKTIHKYFPNVQGLKILEVGPGTGRDSAELARQGADVYVLDFSAESLKTVENLRIRERLEGNLHCVRGDAFHSPFPDNTFDLIFHQGLAEHFVNPNPLIQENFRIIKEGGYILCDVPQTFHIYTVIKHVLIAMGKWFAGWETQFSIKGLRSLIKLAGFHITYEYGDWMRPNLFYRILREACFKINVELPKYPLHGTLYQKAKDAFLDAFDRVPLARYTQLSIGILAQKPKKK from the coding sequence ATGTCTATTAAAGAACCTGATCAATCTGTTTGGGACCGTTTCTGGGCTCGTAAGCAGGACCTTTCCAAGGTGTATCCTGCGTCCCCGGCGATCCGTAAGACGATTCATAAATATTTCCCCAATGTACAGGGATTGAAAATCCTTGAAGTCGGACCTGGTACGGGTCGAGACAGTGCGGAACTTGCAAGGCAAGGCGCGGACGTTTACGTTCTTGATTTTTCGGCAGAAAGCTTGAAGACTGTCGAGAATTTGCGCATCCGTGAACGTCTCGAAGGAAATCTGCACTGTGTCCGTGGCGATGCTTTCCATTCGCCGTTCCCGGATAACACTTTCGATTTGATTTTCCATCAGGGTCTCGCAGAACACTTTGTGAATCCGAATCCGCTGATTCAGGAAAATTTCCGCATCATCAAGGAAGGCGGTTATATTCTTTGTGACGTGCCGCAGACCTTCCACATCTACACGGTGATCAAGCACGTCTTGATTGCGATGGGAAAATGGTTTGCCGGTTGGGAAACGCAGTTCTCGATCAAGGGTCTTCGCTCTTTGATCAAGCTTGCCGGTTTCCACATCACGTATGAATACGGTGATTGGATGCGACCGAACCTTTTTTATCGCATTCTGCGCGAAGCCTGTTTCAAAATCAATGTGGAACTGCCGAAGTATCCGCTGCACGGCACTCTATATCAAAAGGCGAAGGATGCTTTCCTGGATGCCTTTGACCGTGTACCGCTTGCCCGTTATACGCAGCTTTCCATTGGTATTCTCGCACAGAAACCGAAGAAAAAGTAA